The genomic window TTTCCCGTGTCTGTTTGAGCATGAAATCCTTCAACGGCGCCGTCCCCCGCTCGAAGGCCTGTTCCCCGGAAATTTGTTCTTCCATGTAGGGCTGAAGGGCATCCGTGTTGATCCGGTTCCAGACGGGAGACATGATGAAAAGCGTCAGGAAAAGGGCCAGGCCGATGACCACCTGGTTGGGCGGCATCTGCTGCGTGCCAAGGGCGTTGCGGATCAGGGAAAGCACCACGACAATCCGTGTGAAGGAAGTCACCATGAGAAGAATCGCCGGAGCCAGGGTCAGCAGGGTAAGGAAAATCATCAGCTGCAGCAGCCCCGACATCTGGCCGGACTGATCTGTCCCGCCACCGATATTCAGACTGACGTTCGGCAAGGGCAGGGGGGCGCCGTAAAGCGAAGGCGCCAGCAGCAGGATGATTGAGGCAACCGCCGCAAGGGTGATGAATCGTCTTTTTGCCTGACCGGGCCCGGTATCTTTCATGGACGCCTGTTTTCCTTGCTGGGCCGGATGAACGATCTGACCCATTTCCTGTAATGCCCCGGGAAACCGGCCGGCATGATTTGACCGCCCCTTTGGCGGCTCAGGGAATCCAGCCTCTCCAGGGACGCCGCATCGTCAATGGTCATGATGTGGGACACCTGCTGATTGGATATGCCGATGACCACGGCCCGACCGAGGATATCGACGATCATGATGCTGCTCTTCGGCCCCAGATACTTGACCGCAAGAATACGGATGGCCGAGCCGTCCGATGCGGCCAGGCCCGTCTGTGGAAAGAAGCGGCGAACCAGGAAGGCCAGACCGACCATAATCCCCAGCACCACGGCCAGGGCGGCGATCATCTTCAGGAGGGCCGGAAAAAAGGAAATGGTTTCCATCATAATGACCTCGCGGAAGAGAATCAGCGCAGCCGGTTCACCCGCTCGGCCGGTGAAATGATATCGGTCAGGCGGACACCGAATTTTTCGTTGACGACGACCACTTCACCCCGGGCGATGAGACGCTGATTGATGAAGATGTCCATGGGTTCCCCCGCAAGCTTGGTCAGTTCGACAACGGATCCCTGTCCCAGCTGCAGCAGTTCGCTGATCAGCATCTTGCTTCGTCCAAGCTCGACCGTCAGCGTCAGAGGGATGTCCAGAATGAAATCGATGTCCATGTTCGCTTTCGGGGCATCACCGGGCTGAAGTTCGCCAAAACCGACACTGGCCACTTCCGTCACCGGTTCTTCCTTTCTGGAGGCCTCCAGTTCCTCCTGAACATCATCCCAACCCAGGTTCTCCTCGTCCGTCGGAAACGTTGCGGACGCTTCGCCTTCCCCCTCCTCCATTTCTTTCATCAGTGCATCGATTTCATTCTGTTCCATAGTCTATTACCTCATCACGGCTGATGACATGCGACACCTGCACCGCCTGGTTGCCCTTTGAAATACCCGGCACGCACATGAATTTGGGCATGCCTTCCACCAGGAGAAACAGGGGATCGGATGCGTATTTGTCGAGGACGACTACATCCCCCTTCTTCAGATCGACAACGTCCCGACTTTTGATCTTTGTCTTCCCCAGTTCGACAACCAGATCGATTTTGGAGAGAGTCAGGGTCCGCTTGAAACGCTCGGCCCAAGTCCTGTCGATTTCCATCTGCTCGCTCTGGAAACCGGCCTGCAACTTGTCCCGGATGGGCTCGAGACCGGCGTAGGGAAGACACAGGGACATGATGCCCGTGTTGTATTCGACCTCGATCTCGAAATTCACGATAACCACAACGTCCGTCAGGGGCACAATCTGCGCAAACTGGGGGTTGACCTCCGATCTCTGATACTGCACCCTGACATCGATGAGGGCTTTCCAGGCCCTTTCCAGGTCAACAAGGGCGCTCAACACAACTTTTTTGATCAGGCTGTTCTCGATGGCCGTAAATTCGCGCCCTTCCACCTTGAAAAACTCCTTCCCCGTTCCGCCGAAGAGAATGTCCACCAGGGTAAAGATGATTTTCGATTCCATGACAAAAATCGCATTCCCCCGGAGAGGCTCCATGCGGAACAGGTGAAGGCTCGTCGGAACGGGCAGTGTCTTCAGAAATTCGCCGAATTTCATCATGCTGACGGACATGGAATTCACACCGATCACCTTGCGCATCAACGAAGAGAGGGTGGTGCGGAACATGCGGGCGAATTTTTCGTTGGTCATTTCCAGCGTAGGCATCCGCCCCCGGATGATCCGGTCCTGACTGGTCAGATCATAGAGGGTGACCTCCGACGGGTCGTGAATGTCCTCCATCTCCGTTTCGATATCGCCGCCGGCAATCCCGCGGAGCAGGGCATCGACCTCTTCCTGAGATAGTATCTGTGACATGAAAACCTTCCTTTTTCCCTCTATAACAGAACGATCCTCACTGGATCACGAATTCCGAAAAGTAAACCTTTGAAATGCGTCCCCGGGAAATAGCGTTGTTCACCCGGAGGATGATTTCCTCCCGCAACCGCTGTTTGCCGGGGGAATCCATCAGCTCCCCCATGGCCTTGGAAGACAGCAAATCCAGGATACTGTCGCGTACCCGGGGCTTGACCAGCTCGAGTTCCTGGATAATCGCGGGCTCCGGCACCTCGAACTGCATGGCGACTTTAAGATAGTGCTCCGCACTGTCTCCCATGAGGTTGACGATGAAGGGATCGAGGGCCCAGATCGGACCGATGACCGGAGGGGCCTTTGCCGCCTGGTTCTTATGGCCCAGCAGGTTGTTGAAGACATACACGCCTCCGGCGGCGGCAACCCCCAAAAACGCCAGTACAACGACGCCTATTATCGCCCCCTTGACCAGTCCCCTTTTCTTCTTCACCTCCGGTTCAGGCTGGACGACCTCTTCATTTTCATTGTTTTCTTCCCTTGCCATGTCATTCCTCTCACTGTTTCTGGAATTTCAGTTTAATTTCCACTCTCCGGTTCATCTGACGGGACCGTGCATCATCGTTGGCCGCCCGGGGCCGCGCTTCTCCGTATCCGACGGCGGACAAGCGCTCCGGAGCAATCCCCCCCTCCCCCGCCAGGAAAGCAGCCACGCTGACGGCGCGGGCGGTGGACAATTCCCAGTTCGAGGGAAACCTTTCACCGACAGGGGGCTGGCTGTCCGTATGCCCCTCCACGGTCACCGCGGCGCGGGATTCATCGAGAATCGGCGCCAGGGACAGCAGCATCCGCCGGCTTCGTTCACCGAGCACATCCGAATTGGGCGCGAACAACACCTTCTCGTTCATACCGATCCGTATCCCTTCCGGTGTTGTCCGGGCTTCCATGCCCGGAAGCGACGCGATCTGGATCGCCGTTGCCGCTATCTCCGGATTCCTCTCCGCCTGAATCTGCCCCCGGTCGGAAGAAGGCTGCGTCGTTCTCGGTATCACCAGGGGTTTCCGGACTCCCCCGACGCCAAATACCTCGCTCACGGACTGCGAGACCTGATCTATACTGGGCTTGTCCATATCCGACATGGAAAGGATGAGCACAAAGAAGGTCAGGATAAGGGTCATCATGTCATTGAAGATCACCAGCCAACCCCTGCCCCCGGTCACCGGGTCCGACGCAAAACCCGTTCTTTTCCACACCATATAAGGCCTGACCATGTTTGTTCCCCTCTACCCCCCGACGCTCAAGTGAAGCGCGATCCCCTCTTCTGCATCAGGTGCGCTCCCGGATCCCGGCATGACGACGGACCCTGCGGCACTGACCTGATCGGCGGCAAGCCGGTCATAGGCCAGAAAATAACGCATGATATTCACCGCCCGAAGGGATGACAGCATCCAGGGAGACGGATCGCCACCCATTCCCGCCCCCGATTCGCTGACATGCACACGGACCTGAATCTGCAAGCCGTTTCTTGCAGCCGCATCGGCAATGACATTCAGATAGGGGTGGAGCCCCTTGTCCACGTTCACTGCACCTGCCGCAAAAAGGACCCGGTCCTTCATGAAAATGTCGATGCCTTCCCTGCCCATGCTGACCCTCACGGTGTTGCCCAGACCAAAACGTGTCGTGGCATTCTGAATCAGAACGGCTGCATCACCTGACTCCTCAAAGGGAATGCCAGAGAGGGGAGTCATGGAGGACCCCGGCGCATGCAGGGACGACCCCTGGACGAAATGCCTGCGAACCGCCCTCATCCCCTTGCCCGACAGGATGGAGTAAGAGACCATCATGGCAAAGAAGACCACCAGGATCAGGGCAAAGGAACAGTAGATCATCTGCCAGTTCACGACGGAAACGTCAGGGGTTTGACTCCGGGGGGGAAGCTTCGGTCTCAAAACATCACCCCCCTTTCACGGGGCGCGACAAAGGACAGCAGCTTCTGTTTCACCATGCGCGGATGATCCCCCGATTGCATGGCCAGCGTCCCGTTAATCATCAGATATTTGATAAGGAGCTCGTGACTGCTCTGGGTTCGGAGTTCTCCGGCAATGGTCTGAAAGACGAGGTTCGACAGAATCACCCCGTAAAACGTCGTGATCAGGGCCAGTGACATGGAAGGACCGATCTGGGCGGGATCGCTCATCTGCATCAGCATTTTAACCAGTCCGATCAGGGTGCCCATGAGTCCCATGGCCGGCGCAAAGTTTCCCATCGTCGTGAAGATCTCCGCGCCAAGCCGGTGGCGTTCCGCCACCGACTGAATTTCCGTCTCCAGAATGATTTCCACATCCGTCGGATCAACGCCGTCCAGCACCAAACCCACCGCCTTCGAGAGAAAGGGGTCCTCGATTTTCGCTTCCATCCGCTCCAGGGCAAGCAACCCTTCCCGTCTGGAGATCCCGGACATCTCGACAAAGAGGTCTATCAAATCCTGCACCTCCGTTTCACGCTTGAAGAAGATATTCCGCGCCGCCGGAACCACCTTGAAAACCATGGACAGGGGATAGTTGATGAGGACGGCCCCGAACGTTCCGCCCAGAACAATCATCAATGAAGGAATATCAAAAAACCAGCTCAGACCCCCGCCCCAGCCCATGGCCACAAGGACGAGAGTAAATCCGCCAATTATACCGACAATGGTTGCAATATCCACACATACCCCCGGATCCGGACGGACCCTTCGCTGAGATCAATACAGCTTTTGTTAAGCAAAGACTGTACCATGGAATCGGGGAAGGGACTCCCCCTGATTCGCATGACCGACAGGTGATACAGCCCCGGGGTGTCCCGTCGATACGCCCCACGCCGGCAACGACGCACCGGGATTCCGGCACCCCGGGCTTGTCCGCGGGGGGAAAGGATTCAAGAAAGGTCAATTATTTGACGATGTGGTGTTTCCCCATCCCGGCAGGAGGGGGAAACACCATGGCAGGGGAGATGAAATCAGCGTTTGATGTCCATCAGGACGCTGAGGAGGGTATCCGCCGTCGTGATGACTTTGGCGTTCGCCTGATAGGCGCGCTGCGCACTGATCATATTGATAAACTCCTTGGCCACGTCGGTATTGGATATTTCCAGGGAATTGGACATGGTTTCCCCGAGGCCACCGCTTCCCGGCCGGTTGCGAAGGGCCTCACCGGAGCGGACGGTTTCGATGAAGTAGTTTCCCGACTTCTGCAGGCCAAGGACATCGGGAAAGCTCGCCAACAGGATCTGGCCGAGGGCGGCGCTCTGGCCGTTGGTGAAGAAGCCGTTGACGATGCCCTCCTTGTCGACGGAAAGGGACTTCAAAACACCGGAACTATAGCCGTTGTTGTGCAGGGACTTCACGACGGACGAACTGGCGTACCCTGTAATGATCGGCGCATCGTCACCCACGACATTCCAGTTGAGCTGATTGCCGTTGCCGATCGTGGCCCCGTTGGACAATGGGCCGAAGACCATGCTGATATCGCTGGCCGCGGGGGTTACCGTGTTGTACAGGCTGAAGGTAATGGTGTCTCCGTCGGCAAAAGTCCCCCCAAGATCGAAGGTGATATCGGGACCGCCTTTTCCGTCCAGATCGATAGACAGGCTCGTCCCCGTCTGATCGACGGCCAGGCCGTCGTAACCCCCATACGAAGTGGGCGCCCACCTCTGGGCCGCTTCATCGAAGGTCAGCACGATGTCACCCACCGTATCCTTGTAAATTTGACCGGGACGGTTGATTGTGGACTCCGTAATCGTCCCCCCTCCCGCCACAGTCGGCCCGGTCCCAAATCCGCCCGTGTAAAACGACTCCAGGTTGCCATTGGCGTCAAATATGACACCATGGGCGGAGTTGGTCCCGGCATTGGTTCCATCCAGGGTGGTACTGAACCCCCAGGTGCCGTTGCCCTCGGTCCGCATGAAATTGACGGCCAGACCATGGGCATGACCCAGGGAGTCAAAAACGGTCTGCGTAATATTGAATCTCTCACCCGGCAGGGCGGCGTCATTCAGGTTGGCGCCGATACCGATTTCCGTTGAGGCGCGGGGAGCCGACTGCACGTTTTGCAGACGAATGGCCGTTTCCATCTCCTCCTGACCGGCAACGTAGAGATTGTATCCCTGCACCCGGTACCCGTTCAAGTCAACCAGATAGCCCTCCCTGTCCACATGAAAGGCCCCGGCCCGAGTAAAATACTGGGCGCCTTCCGAATCCCTGAGGATAAAAAACCCCTCCCCGTCGATGGCGAGATCCGTTGCGTTACCCGTCGACTCGAAGGAACCCTGGCCGAATTGCGGCGCCACGGCGGCAATCGTCACGCCCTGCCCGACCTGCATGGTTCCGCTCGACCCGCCGGACAGGCTCTGATTGAGCATGCTGGCAAAATAGGTATTCCCCGCCTTAAAACCCAACGTATTGGAATTGGCCAGATTGTTGCCAATGACATCCATCTGTTTCGAGCTCGCCGTCAACCCCGTTGTTCCGATCCAAAGCGCACTTGACATGATACACCTCCCGTCTGTTGTCGATCCTGCACGAATCGCATCGTGTGATTCCCCGGTCATCCGTTCCTGACAGCCACCACATCACTGAAAGGAACCTCCTGACCGTTTATCTTCAGATATATGCTGTTGTCCTTGTACTGCACGGCCGTCACCCTGCCCGTGGTCATACTTGTCACGCCCACCGCGTTGCCCTCCCCATCGACGGCCGTCACCTTGTAGGAATACAGACCGCTACCGTGATCGCCCCTGCTCCAGACCACGTTCTGCAGACCGGCGGACTGCGCCCCCGCCTCAATCCGGTCCACTTCAGTCCCCGAGGCATCCAGAATCCTGATGGAAACCTGGGCCGCGTCTTTTGCCAGACTGTAACCGAAGCCTGCCGTGTCCCCCTCCACCTGGAATTCACTCCCCTGGTTGACCGTCACTTCCTTGCCCAGGAGGCTTACGGCCTGGGTGTTGTTCGCCGTTCCCAGAGCCTCCAATCGGGCGTTCATGTGGGTCAGCTGCTCGAGACTGGAGAACTGGGCCAGTTGGGCCGCGAACTCCGTTCCGTCCATCGGGTTCAGGGGGTCCTGGTTCTTCAGTTGCGCGACGAGCATCTTCAGGAAATCGTCCTTCCCCAGGCTTTTGGTATGCGATGTGGCGCCGTTGGACCCGCTGGTTGTCACAATGTCATTGATCGTATTGTTGACTGTCACCATGGCGTTCACCCTCCTCCGTCTGCTTGATCAAACAAAAATACTGATGATCCCGGTTCCATAGTCCCGTCCGGGAACACCCGTTTTCGTATCCTCCGGGGACATTTGCCCGCGGGTCCCCGCCCGTCCGTCATCCTTGCCGGCCTGTTCCCCCGCGCCTTCCTGCCAGAGCGCATGCCCCCCCGGATTGAAATCGAGATGATCACGTTTCAACAGGATCGACATCTGGTCAACCTGGAATCCCTGGTTGGTCAGGGCGTGTCTGAGTTGTTCCGTATTGGCCTGAAGGGTTTGCTGTACATCGGCATGATTGGCCGTCAGAACCAACTCCACCCGCTTGTTCTGCACGACCACTTCCATATTGATGGTTCCGAGGTTGGGAGGCTGAAGGATTATCCGCACTTTGCCCGAACCGCTTTCCAGGGCCCTCCACGCTTCGTGGATGAGACGATCCACGGGAATGAACACGCCCCTCGGGGGCGCCCCCGATTCAGGGGTCGTCTGGGAGACGTTCCCCCCGGTCGGGAGAACCCAATGCCCGTTTTCCCTGTTCATCAAAATCATCGGGCCTTTCGGTTTTTCCCCGCCATGGACGGGGATATCGCTGACCGGCCTGTGATCCCCCCTATGGGCCGGCAAATCCCGTCCCTCCGCCTCCGGCCTTTCTGAAGACATCCCGTCCCGTGCCACACGCTCGGTTGCAACGGTCGTGTCGGGTGTCCAACGGCGCAAGGCGGGCTCTTCGGGGTTTTTCACGGGGATTTCATCGGGGGAAGCGTTGACGGCCGGCCCGCCATCCCTTCCGAGAGCCTCCTGATTCCCCGTATGATCCGCAGGCGTCACGGCCGGAACGGGTTGTCCCCTCCCCCGCAAGGCCAAAGGCGCCGTCACCTGTCCCTCCGGAACGGGTGTGGGCGGAGCCTGCGTCTGCAGCCTGACCACGCGGGACGTCACGCCTTTTACGTCACGGTCGGCGTGGCCTTCCTCCGTCACCGTCACCGTCACCGTCTCCGGAGCCCCGTTCTTGAGGGCAACGGGTACGGGATGCTCGTCCGTTTTCCCAACGGACAGCCGGAACTGATCGGTTTCGTGCATCGCGGGACCCTTCAGCCATTGTGCGGGGAGAACCGGGGGCATCGTATCGCTCCGGGCCGTCTTTTCGCTGGAAATACCGCCATGGGACAACGCATACCGTCCGAGGGCGCCTTCGGCCTTGCCGCCGGAGGTTTGAACCTCGGGGGTGATCCTTTCCCCGTTCTCCCTTGCATCGGCGGCGGTTCCTTCGGAAAAACCGGTGGCTTCCCCGTCCTGCAAAGGGGCGATGATCTCGGGAATGTAAGGAGCCACGGGGGCGGCATGATCGCCGGGTCCGTTTTCTTCCGTCGCATCGTTCGGCACGACCTCCCCACGCCACAACATCCGGAGCCAGGCCTGAAGGTCAGCTTCCACGGTCATGCCATCGTTTTCTTCCCATGCCTCCCCGGCGATATC from Deltaproteobacteria bacterium includes these protein-coding regions:
- a CDS encoding flagellar hook capping protein, encoding MVTVNNTINDIVTTSGSNGATSHTKSLGKDDFLKMLVAQLKNQDPLNPMDGTEFAAQLAQFSSLEQLTHMNARLEALGTANNTQAVSLLGKEVTVNQGSEFQVEGDTAGFGYSLAKDAAQVSIRILDASGTEVDRIEAGAQSAGLQNVVWSRGDHGSGLYSYKVTAVDGEGNAVGVTSMTTGRVTAVQYKDNSIYLKINGQEVPFSDVVAVRNG
- a CDS encoding flagellar motor protein MotB is translated as MVRPYMVWKRTGFASDPVTGGRGWLVIFNDMMTLILTFFVLILSMSDMDKPSIDQVSQSVSEVFGVGGVRKPLVIPRTTQPSSDRGQIQAERNPEIAATAIQIASLPGMEARTTPEGIRIGMNEKVLFAPNSDVLGERSRRMLLSLAPILDESRAAVTVEGHTDSQPPVGERFPSNWELSTARAVSVAAFLAGEGGIAPERLSAVGYGEARPRAANDDARSRQMNRRVEIKLKFQKQ
- a CDS encoding motility protein A (Homolog of MotA, appears to be involved in motility on surfaces and under different ionic conditions. With MotS (a MotB homolog) forms the ion channels that couple flagellar rotation to proton/sodium motive force across the membrane and forms the stator elements of the rotary flagellar machine.) codes for the protein MDIATIVGIIGGFTLVLVAMGWGGGLSWFFDIPSLMIVLGGTFGAVLINYPLSMVFKVVPAARNIFFKRETEVQDLIDLFVEMSGISRREGLLALERMEAKIEDPFLSKAVGLVLDGVDPTDVEIILETEIQSVAERHRLGAEIFTTMGNFAPAMGLMGTLIGLVKMLMQMSDPAQIGPSMSLALITTFYGVILSNLVFQTIAGELRTQSSHELLIKYLMINGTLAMQSGDHPRMVKQKLLSFVAPRERGVMF
- the fliN gene encoding flagellar motor switch protein FliN, with the translated sequence MEQNEIDALMKEMEEGEGEASATFPTDEENLGWDDVQEELEASRKEEPVTEVASVGFGELQPGDAPKANMDIDFILDIPLTLTVELGRSKMLISELLQLGQGSVVELTKLAGEPMDIFINQRLIARGEVVVVNEKFGVRLTDIISPAERVNRLR
- the fliM gene encoding flagellar motor switch protein FliM, coding for MSQILSQEEVDALLRGIAGGDIETEMEDIHDPSEVTLYDLTSQDRIIRGRMPTLEMTNEKFARMFRTTLSSLMRKVIGVNSMSVSMMKFGEFLKTLPVPTSLHLFRMEPLRGNAIFVMESKIIFTLVDILFGGTGKEFFKVEGREFTAIENSLIKKVVLSALVDLERAWKALIDVRVQYQRSEVNPQFAQIVPLTDVVVIVNFEIEVEYNTGIMSLCLPYAGLEPIRDKLQAGFQSEQMEIDRTWAERFKRTLTLSKIDLVVELGKTKIKSRDVVDLKKGDVVVLDKYASDPLFLLVEGMPKFMCVPGISKGNQAVQVSHVISRDEVIDYGTE
- the fliO gene encoding flagellar biosynthetic protein FliO, which gives rise to MMETISFFPALLKMIAALAVVLGIMVGLAFLVRRFFPQTGLAASDGSAIRILAVKYLGPKSSIMIVDILGRAVVIGISNQQVSHIMTIDDAASLERLDSLSRQRGGQIMPAGFPGHYRKWVRSFIRPSKENRRP
- the fliP gene encoding flagellar type III secretion system pore protein FliP (The bacterial flagellar biogenesis protein FliP forms a type III secretion system (T3SS)-type pore required for flagellar assembly.), with amino-acid sequence MKDTGPGQAKRRFITLAAVASIILLLAPSLYGAPLPLPNVSLNIGGGTDQSGQMSGLLQLMIFLTLLTLAPAILLMVTSFTRIVVVLSLIRNALGTQQMPPNQVVIGLALFLTLFIMSPVWNRINTDALQPYMEEQISGEQAFERGTAPLKDFMLKQTREKELALFVKISGEKRPEKPADVPLSALVPAFVISELKTAFQIGFMVYLPFMIIDMVVSSILLSMGMMMLPPIIMSLPFKLLLFVLVDGWYLIVGSLVQSYR
- a CDS encoding flagellar hook protein FlgE, encoding MSSALWIGTTGLTASSKQMDVIGNNLANSNTLGFKAGNTYFASMLNQSLSGGSSGTMQVGQGVTIAAVAPQFGQGSFESTGNATDLAIDGEGFFILRDSEGAQYFTRAGAFHVDREGYLVDLNGYRVQGYNLYVAGQEEMETAIRLQNVQSAPRASTEIGIGANLNDAALPGERFNITQTVFDSLGHAHGLAVNFMRTEGNGTWGFSTTLDGTNAGTNSAHGVIFDANGNLESFYTGGFGTGPTVAGGGTITESTINRPGQIYKDTVGDIVLTFDEAAQRWAPTSYGGYDGLAVDQTGTSLSIDLDGKGGPDITFDLGGTFADGDTITFSLYNTVTPAASDISMVFGPLSNGATIGNGNQLNWNVVGDDAPIITGYASSSVVKSLHNNGYSSGVLKSLSVDKEGIVNGFFTNGQSAALGQILLASFPDVLGLQKSGNYFIETVRSGEALRNRPGSGGLGETMSNSLEISNTDVAKEFINMISAQRAYQANAKVITTADTLLSVLMDIKR